In a genomic window of Amphiprion ocellaris isolate individual 3 ecotype Okinawa chromosome 11, ASM2253959v1, whole genome shotgun sequence:
- the cryl1 gene encoding lambda-crystallin homolog isoform X2: MSSSDTKIITVIGSGLIGRSWAMVFASGGYSVKIYDNQPGQSTKAIVEIKKQLQELEDAQMLRGEATALQQVALISSYDDLSQALEGAFFVQECVFEQLEVKQSIFQDIERLVGKDVILSSSTSCLVPSNVFSKVQNRSRCLVSHPVNPPYYVKLVELVPHPETAPAVMDTTHTLMTKVGQAPVRLRKEIDGFALNRVQAAIIAESWRLVQIFQSSPLRKPVPLDLSRWHPISTFCAEEESTNTEPDGKNWLTEKVDDYCCDIY, encoded by the exons ATGAGCTCTTCTGACACGAAGATCATCACTGTCATCGGCAG TGGGCTGATTGGCCGCTCCTGGGCTATGGTGTTTGCTAGTGGAGGCTACAGTGTGAAGATCTATGACAACCAACCTGGACAGTCTACAAAGGCCATCGTGGAGATCAA GAAACAGCTGCAGGAGCTGGAGGATGCCCAAATGCTAAGAGGGGAGGCGACGGCCCTCCAGCAGGTCGCTCTGATCAGCAGCTACGATGATCTGTCTCAGGCTCTAGAGGGAGCCTTCTTTGTCCAG GAGTGTGTATTCGAGCAGCTCGAGGTGAAGCAGAGCATCTTTCAGGACATCGAGCGTCTTGTGGGTAAAGATGTGATCCTGAGCAGCTCCACCTCCTGCCTGGTGCCAAGCAACGTCTTCTCCAAAGTGCAGAACAGGAGCCGCTGTCTCGTCTCCCATCCA GTAAACCCACCCTACTATGTCAAACTGGTGGAGCTGGTACCTCACCCAGAGACAGCGCCGGCCGTTATGGACACCACCCACACCCTGATGACCAAG GTTGGCCAGGCGCCTGTCCGTCTGAGAAAAGAGATTGATGGCTTTGCCCTTAACAGAGTCCAGGCAGCCATTATTGCAGAGTCATGGAGGCTGGTCCAG atcttcCAGAGCTCTCCATTGAGAAAACCTGTTCCTCTTGACTTAAGTAGGTGGCACCCAATCAgtacattttgtgcagaagaagaatcAACAAACACAGAGCCTGATGGGAAAAACTGGTTAACAGAGAAAGTTGATGACTACTGTTGTGATATCTATTAG